ttatttattttccaagtaACGCGGAGTTGTAGTTGAGCTGATTTTACCGTGTGGCAATCTATCGAAATATGTCACTAGAAAAATCTATCGTTCATGGCATTTGCCTGTGTTCATTctcaattcaaaaaaaattattacatacatgtatgtaccaaTTGTCAAAAGACATTCTAATTGCCAAAGCCTGTCTTagttttgttcaaaaatttctcgtctgTAGAAGTTGttagaaaaacaattttggAAGTAGTTAACATTGTGCCAGGTGTAAAATTTGACGGTGGTGGTGCTGCAATTGTTGACCAGATATGGTAGATACGTACCACAAAATTCCTCCATGGCGCAAGAAAAACCTGATCGTAGATTTTCCAGCTTTCTAACTGTTAATTTATATCTCATTGACATTTTTTACACGAAATGAAGTGCTTGAAGTATTGTTAATGAACGGAAAATCCGGTCAATGATTTTaactgatatttttctttgattcctACGTGTTAGAAGAGAACTGCGCTTCAGCAAACTGTGTATCCTTTATGTGTCGATGCGATTTCTCTAGTGACGCCCGGGAAAGCCAAGCACTTCCTGGGGTTCATGATAATGCACGTTCACATAACTCCAGCAGAGTAGATTCACCTTTTTCTGTATATATTTGTTTAAGTATATTCGTTGAACCACAGTATGCGCTCAATCGCGATGGCACCTTACACACTATTAGACTAGTCAACGCGATGCATGCCTGATTAATGCAGCCATCCTAAGACCGATTGTTATTACTCAAACCTATTACTCTTGTATGGGCACTTGATCTGATATTACGTTGCGCTACAATTTCTGCACTTGGAAAGtaaatctctctctctaccttaGCCCTTAGCTACCATCATTATCTTTAATCGGTGAAAATTAAGCCTCTCTGTCACATGACAACGGtatgtatttaaaaaaaaatgtggcaaACAAATAGAGcattatttacatattttaaaGGGGTAAAGATTGGTGCTGTCCATTTTGGTCGGCTATGAAAAATCTTGCCAGcgagcaaaaaattatttgaccaGCACCAATGTTTCCCTGTTCAAGCCATGTAATATTCTAATCCCCttgctaatttttcttcttaatcAAACAGGGTTTTTACGGAgcagaagggagaaaaaaaaggagaggaaggagaagaaagccaagaagaagaaggacaCAGTGGAAACTAGCAGTAACAGAGAAGAAAAGTCTGATTCGTCAGTATATGCATGCTCGGCAGTCCTAGTGCAGAAACTCTAGTGTTGGGGACGAATGTAAATACATTTCCTTTGATCAAATGATTAATATTCTATGACAAACCAACACCTCTTTAGAGGAATTTGGGATTGAAATCCACTGCGTCGAAGGGGGCAAGAAATAGAATATGATTGCAATGCACTAGAGCTGCCGATGAAGTTCTCTTTAATTGTAGAATGAACATTCGTTTGCACGGCTCTTCTGTTGTATTATAGGGAGGAGAAAGACGATAGTCGGAAGACAGGTACTCCGACCCCGGAGGTTGATGAGGATGGCTTTTGCATAAAGCCAAAGGTTGACCCTTGGGAAAATGAACGTGGTTTCTACTCTAGTTCGGATACAGAGTCGGAGGACGAGAGAGAGCGGAAAATTCGAGTTGAAATTAAACCATTGAGCAATGGTGGAGCTCCTATGAGTGCCAGTGTCGACGAACTCAGAGCAACCGTCGAAAACCTGTCGCTTTCACCTGTTGGTACTATCATGGTAAGAAGTTGCGTCTGGTTTCATTTGGTCGCTGGCTCATTGTTGATAAACTGCATCTAGGGTCGTAGAGGATCAAATGCAGAGACGGACCACCATATGAAGAGATCGCAATCGGTTTCGCAACAACTGGGTGGAAAACCTAGCTCCGATCTACTCGGTTTGAACCTTTTCAATCCCAGTAGTACGCCGTCCAGCGCTTCAACGCCTACCGGGGGTCACCCTTATGCTTCACTGCAGAGCCCACCTCCGCTCTCCTCCCCACCGGCAACGCACCCTGTGACGACTGTCTCTCAACCATTGTCCCATTATCACACTGCAGTCAACGTCCATCCGCATGCTCGGTCCCAAGGTAACATTCTGTTGTGAACGATTCGTGttacatgaaattttattgcaatATCTCGAAAGACCGCCAGTGTATCTTCCCGCAATGCTAATAGCCCGATGCTGAATATTCAAACTTTCAGATGGCGATCTGTTCTCTGAGGTCGGCGAGATTGGTGTGGCTCTACCTCCGAAACAAACGTCTAGCTCCTCTATCGCGATTCCGCGACCTCCGTCGAGACGAGGAGATGGAACGAGCGTCGCTACATCGAGAGGTCGGGTCTCCCCAGCTACAATATCTAGGGCAGACAGCGTCGCAAGTTTGGAATTCCGGACGGCCGGTGTGGCTGTTGGATCTTCTAGGGGCCCATCGCCCTTGACGATTGGTCTTGCAGACACGATACCTCTCGCTGTAGCTTTTCACGAGATAATCCATTCTTACTTCAGAGGAACAGATGAAACGAGATGTCAGGTAAAACTCAGCGGAGATATGATGCTCTCGTTCCCTGCTGGGATCGTTGCGGTTCTCGCGAATAATCCTAGCCCCGCGCAGCTCACTTTTCGGGTGAGAAATAGCAACAGGCTCGAAAAGTTACTGCCAAACAGTCAGCTCGTTACTTTGTGAGTTTCAAAATAACTGtcgataataaatttgaaaaaaaaactgtcattAAATCACCCATTAATATCTCTTTGTTTTAGGGATGCTACACAATCAACGGCTGACAGCGCAATTTTTGACTTCAATATGAGTGCCTTAACCACCTTGCTGAGACGGCAGGCGGAACAGAATCCCTCGGCTTCCTACTTTAATGTCGACATACTGAAATATCAGATTAAAAATAAGGAGGGTGCTGGATCTTGTCCATTTCAACTCGTCGCATACTGGAAGTGCGAGTCTACCCACACAGATTTGAAAGTTTGTAACCAATCTGGCAATTCCTGGAATTGATAattgtaattcaattttacaagCAACTCGTTGTTTGTTTCACTCCAGATCGATTACAAATACAATAGCCGGGCAATGGCCTCACCCAGCCCGTTGTTGAACCTTCATGTGGCATCGCCGATCGATGGGGGTTTCAAAAGCCTACACAGTAAACCACTTGCCCAATGGCTTCCGGATTCAAACCGAATATTATGGAAATTCACTGAACTCTCGCAGCACAGCGAAGGAGGTGGCGTTGGGTCCCTCAAGGCCAGGATTGAGCTAGATCGCGGACCAGGATCTCAAGGGACGATCTTCACCCAATTTAATTGCGAAGGAACAACTTTATCCGGAATCGAATTCGAGCTTGTCGGCGCAGGATATCGGCTCAGCTTAGTAAAGCGCAGATTTGTCTCTGGTAAGTTATCCTTGAACGTTTAACCCACAGACAAGATCAGTTGTAACTGTTGGAGGAATTATTTTTAGGGCGGTACATGTGCGATGGAGATTCTGATCCTAAAACGAGATATGCCGCACCTCCTTTGACGGTGGACTGACTGGTGCCTGAGAAGGTGGATAACCCAAGTTGACAGCCTGatggaaaatttcgagaatcCCTGCGGCAGTGTCGAAATCGAAGACTGAAGAGTCATTCGTATTCCCATGACCTTTGCCCCATTCTGAACCACACGACACCATCgaaactgaaaatttaatttctagTATCGAAGAAATCATTTTCACAGCAACATTCGCAAATTTTACACCATATCGTGATGTTTTTGCAGGAAGTTGGTCCCACAGGATAATTTGTGactgaaaatcaaatcaaatcaaaattcTCGGTTCCCATTATGCAGAGGATATACAACTTGAGTCGATATTCGAAACCTATATCCCTATCGGCACTGCAAGCTACGATGATTAGCTATTGCTACGACGTTTCGCTAACAAGATGAATGGAATTCGGATAGACTATATTTTACACAACACATTAGGATTCCCCATCCACACTGAACACGGTACATTTCCCCTCGTTGTTATAACGTGCCCTATATATTGTTTGTATTTTAATACTATCATTGATATTAAAAACtgttattctcattttcattagtagcatcaccatcatcatcatcatcataattattattattaatattattgttattattattcttactaTTCTCATTAGCTacaactattattattactttcatTGTATCGTCATATTCATTGTAGTCAGCATCGACATTGCTATCATTGTAATGAAACAAATCTCCTAGCCACAggtggtagaaaattttcggacaaAATGATCGACAGTGTTTCTGCTTGGCTTTGCCCATATGTTGGTTCCATATAGTTGGGCAATACATGCAAATAAGACTTCATAGATATCTCTGTAATCATATTATAAGTGTATATTGTATTCATTACAATAATGTATTGTAAATAACCGAACTGCATAGTTATACCTATAACTACATTGTAAAACTAAAATATTTGTAAGGATTATAGTATATCGTTTGACTTCCTCGATCTTCAGTTTTGTATTAGCTCTTTCGAACAAAGCATTGTTGAATATTATAACATATTGTAATAATAGTTCAACTGAATTCCCTTATCTCCGGCATCTCCATTACTCTATGTCCAAAGACATATACCTCCTTAGTGCACCGTCTTGAGATCAGGCTTTTTCTTGAATAAATGCGGCCAAAAATGCAGATGTCCACACAGGTATTGTAACTTGGCTCTAACTTTTGGTTGAAAACTGGAGGGGGGCTACAGGTCCAAGATTTCATAGGGTAAATTTTATGTGGAGAGATAGTTGAGAGTATGTAGCTTGACAAGTTGTTAGCACGAATCTGAGTTTGTTGTTCAAAGAGTTATAGCAGTCGTTCATTTGGAAAAAGTAAATCGAATATGAATGATAAAATGTAAAGTAACGTATCTGTAACGAACGAAGAACTAACCAATGAGCAGCCACGAGAACTTGCCAACATAAAGCCGTGTCCCCTATTTAAATCTATGCGTGCAAAGTGGGTTGGTCAACGAATAGTCTAACAATAAAATGGCGGTTATACCGAAAACAATATCACGGCTCCCTCCAGAATAatgacgtcgcgacgctgtaatgatacaatatattttttgattaattcgAGGGGGCGCGAGACGCAGATATTGAAAGCGTGTACGTTCGGTGCTAGTGGTGCTTCCGGAGTCTAAAGGATAAACGAATCCTCAACAATAACCCCATTCGAATTCTAACCGTTTTTAACCCGTTGActcgctctctttttctcttccgcgCCGTTTTGATTTCACcctctcctttctctctcattctttttccccacctccatctttctctctctttattccgTCAGTGCGGTGTTTATATTTATGCTTTGCGTCGGAGATTAATAAGCCAAGTAAGTGAAAATCAATGTTAACAAATGTGTGCCGTGAATTATCCGCCTTTGCATGATATTATAAATTCCTCAAAGTTTGCTTGCTCAAGATTTGTTTTTGAATTGTAATTCGCGTAGGTCGCAGAATCCAGTTCACCTCCATCTGCTACCTACAGCCTCAGTTGATCTTGAATTACttgaattttatattattcgtCTCATACCAGTTTTCTATCGACGTATGAGCGTGATTCTAGTAGCATCGGTTTTTCTCTTAACCACAGttatacagttttttttcatacgtacatTTCAGACCATTCAACGAAGATGGATGATTCGAACGAGGTGCTTGTTTGTGCTGCAGAGTTCTTGAAGGGTATTGAAATATCATTAGATCCACATAAACCCTATATGTTGTCTTCTTTTCATAAACTAAAAAGTCCTGTGTTGCAGATCGATTGTACTTTGTTACACTGAGAACAACTGTCAAGCCCAGAAGCACACCGAACACCCACTACTTCAGTATAGATAATGAACTAGTATATGAAAACTTTTACGCTGACTTTGGACCTCTCAATCTAGCCATGCTCTACCGTTATTGCCAGAAGGTGAACAAAAAACTTAAGGCTGTTACCctgagcaagaaaaaaatagtccaCTATACAACCATGGATGCCCAGAAGAGGGTCAATGCTGCGTTTCTTATCGCCAGCTATATGGTGAGTAGATAATCGCTGTACAGAATTAGTTTGATCGATTGCAAGCAGATCTCTGATGATTTAATTACTTGTTGAAATTCGGCAGATAATATATTGGAAACGCACTGCAGAGGAGGCTTACGAATGCTTGATATCAAGCCCGACGAGCCCGCCATTCGCTATGTTCAGGGATGCCTCTTTGGGAGCTCCCTGCTATCAAATATCTCTTGAAGAATGTCTCCGTGCCATTCAAAAGTGTCATGTTTTGggcttcttcaatttttgtgaTTTCCACCACAAGGAATACGAGCACAACGAACGTGTGGAAAATGGGGATTTGAATTGGATCGTTCCAGGCAAATTTATTGCTTTCTGTGGGCCCCATGTTAaaaccaaaattgaaaatggtacgtatttataactttaaaaaataaagacacGCAGATAGATAATATCTCATTCCGGATTCACAGGCTATCCCCTGCATGCCCCAGAGTCTTATTTTGCGTATTTCCGTCGCACCAACGTTTCAACCATTGTACGATTGAACAAAAAGATATACGAAGCTTCAAGGTTTATCGAAGCAGGCTTTGATCACAAGGAATTGTTTTTTATCGATGGCTCGACTCCCACCGATTCTATAATGCGACAGTTTCTCAAAATATCTGAGAATGCACCCGGTGCTGTGGCGGTTCATTGCAAGGCGGGTCTTGGCAGGACTGGAACACTGATCGGCTGCTACATAATGAAGCACTATCATCTCACTGCCAGAGAAACCATTGCCTGGATCAGAATTTGCAGACCTGGCTCTGTCATAGGGCATCAACAGCACTGGCTTGAACAGTAAGTAATCCGATCAACCCAGTGATTtcggattttcaaattttttcacaaaaaaatcaCCTGACTTTGTAGGAAAGAAGCGTACCTTCATTCTTTACTGAAAGTGCCTTTGCGGGCGTCGGCGAATGGAGAGCCGGTGCATCCTTATGGGATTTACTCTCTGGCAGAAAGATCCGCCGATTCGTCCATTCCGGGTATTAAAAATTCTCGCCTCGTTCAGGACAATGTCTCTGGCATTATGCACCGTGTCGACGGTATAAAACTAGACGATCCTGGACCACTTTCAAGCATTGCTGTACCAAAAATCTCTGTGCTCACTCAGGGCGATAAACTGAATCAAATTAAAGCCTCGAGACGGAGTGCGATACCCTCCTGTCAATCGGCCCTTAGCGCAATATCGAGCCCATCGACCGTAGTGCAGTAAGTGATAGATTTCATCAATCTTGGGTATTCATATCTTGCATCCGGTGATTAACTATCTAATGACCGATGCTGCTTCTTTTCCTCAGCCCCTATCTAGGCCCCTTGCTTCATACCAGAGGTCAAAAAAGTGCAACAGGTCTAACGAGTACCAAGGATAAGGAACCTCCGAAGCGGCTACTCGGACGAGCGACAACTACGACAATCGTCAAAAGGTCCGTGACTTCTGTCCTATGTTTTCTCTTATCTATCAATCCTATCGTAGTTCGTTGGTTCTTTGGAATTCGAGTCTTCGTAGTTAATTGAACATCTATCCGAGCTTCTCTAGTAGACGAATGAAAGATGATACCTTGCCTTGTTGGGTTATTGTAGAAACAATTGGCTGGTCACTAACAACTGCGACTCTACCGTGCGTCGTGTCAATTCGAAAACGACGACACAAGTTAGTAACAATCGGTACCAGGCTCACGTCAACAGAAACGGCCAtcaaaacaacaacaacaacaacaacaataacaaggTCGATGACGTCGATAACGAAGACGACCGCGACGAACTGGACCCAACCCGCCCGGTCGCATCTTTTTTGGTGTCTAAACCCGTAACGAGGGCTAGTGTCAGAGCTTCCTGTATCGCAGATACTCGCCCCAATGTTGCGACAACGAATCGCTCGGCCCAACAGCCTCAACAGCCGGGCATGAGCATGATTCTCCGGTCGGCAGATCGCGTCACACGATACCATTCTTTGAGGCAGTAAGTCTTGAAACCGCAGAAACTGTTACGTTGCTGTTCATTTTCTCGCTCGCCGATCGCCAATTTGTTGCGCAATTCCCGGTTTTCACGAAGACGTTTCCTCAAGCTTCCTTCCCACCTGCTTTTCTCGATTATTCACAGTAAACGTCACTAAACGCTCCCCTTCGTTTTCTGGACGTAACGAATCTCTGCTCAATTAACACGCATCAATTGCCAACAATAGTGACTAATAATTTGTGTTTCGCTTCTATCTCGCACTAAGCTGATAGACCGGCCACTCTCTGCTTTTATCGTTACGCGTACCTTCGCTGCTCCGATATCGATATTGTTGGTGATGAGTAAGAGAATGATTAATTGGACAGTTCCTACATCATCAACATCCTACATCGTCATTCTGGACagttttttcaaacaactACCCGCTCCCTTTCCTTGTATGTTTTTGACCGTCATTTCCAGTGGCTAACAAACGAACCCTGTTTCTTTCTGTGTCTTGCAGTGCGCGCCCCACAAAAAGTTACAAAACAGCGTTTGTCAGATGACTAACCGATATTCTCAGCGGTGCCGGAGATGATACAGTGGTCAGTCGGACTCCGGGGCAGCGCCGGAAATCCAGACGTCTCAATCCGATCCTCCACTAAGATGCGCATCGACCTTGTCCACGAAGACAACTTCCTTGA
The sequence above is a segment of the Athalia rosae chromosome 5, iyAthRosa1.1, whole genome shotgun sequence genome. Coding sequences within it:
- the LOC105683937 gene encoding F-BAR domain only protein 2 isoform X3: MYPGEKNNGFDVLYHNMKHGVVASKELADFLRERSAIEENNYKLLSKVAKQASGSGGTQGTFAPVWAALRGAAEKLASLHLQMAQKVAELIKDVSKYADELHKKHKAVKEEESSTLDVVQNIQSIMTTLQKAKDICAQRGTELEKLRKDSASQRELEKADAKFKKSQDDYKALVEKYTTIRNDFEAKMTQACKRFQDVEETHLKHMKEFLNTYADVLQSNHEQVGQVHIDFKRQCLDMTVDKLLEQFVQSKYTGFEKPGVIEYEDAMLNFGMTNPVTTTVAMTSTTSLQPMPLEGSGEVSKATNGETGVAGKKINSTKTGGAKGQGNFVSGEERVSPEENEDIVERKKQDREPQQRRERDREQEPQPPTKASRRATSLLNLFMSNSQERQKNSGSVGTAIPNSQRNNLPPAVSPSSISRNPLRGSKWFLRSRREKKKERKEKKAKKKKDTVETSSNREEKSDSEEKDDSRKTGTPTPEVDEDGFCIKPKVDPWENERGFYSSSDTESEDERERKIRVEIKPLSNGGAPMSASVDELRATVENLSLSPVGTIMGRRGSNAETDHHMKRSQSVSQQLGGKPSSDLLGLNLFNPSSTPSSASTPTGGHPYASLQSPPPLSSPPATHPVTTVSQPLSHYHTAVNVHPHARSQDGDLFSEVGEIGVALPPKQTSSSSIAIPRPPSRRGDGTSVATSRGRVSPATISRADSVASLEFRTAGVAVGSSRGPSPLTIGLADTIPLAVAFHEIIHSYFRGTDETRCQVKLSGDMMLSFPAGIVAVLANNPSPAQLTFRVRNSNRLEKLLPNSQLVTLDATQSTADSAIFDFNMSALTTLLRRQAEQNPSASYFNVDILKYQIKNKEGAGSCPFQLVAYWKCESTHTDLKIDYKYNSRAMASPSPLLNLHVASPIDGGFKSLHSKPLAQWLPDSNRILWKFTELSQHSEGGGVGSLKARIELDRGPGSQGTIFTQFNCEGTTLSGIEFELVGAGYRLSLVKRRFVSGRYMCDGDSDPKTRYAAPPLTVD